One genomic window of Paenibacillus xylanilyticus includes the following:
- a CDS encoding patatin-like phospholipase family protein, producing MLINGVFEGGGVKGISLAGAVQSAQDYGVQFNRVAGTSSGSIVASLIAAGYRAEEMKSIIENTPFASLLRRSPIFDIRWIGPAARLFLKKGLYSGEALESWIGNMLKQKGIRTFADLPPGKLLITASDISNGTILVLPDDIRRFGIDPNTFEVAKAVRMSCSIPYFFDPVAIRRSPVMSKGMRFPDQFVYVVDGGLLSNFPLWLFDGERTARDGDIIPTIGFKLVGKTEGEPSRIKGPLSMLQALVETMLTAHDERYIEQINRFRTIKIPTLGVKPTQFNLSVQESTALYLSGVAAGTEFFSRWNTKFYDEQLDKQKREERKKTQTPPLTPV from the coding sequence ATGTTAATCAATGGGGTGTTTGAAGGCGGAGGCGTAAAGGGGATTTCGCTTGCAGGTGCCGTGCAGAGTGCACAGGACTATGGAGTCCAGTTCAATCGTGTTGCAGGGACGTCCTCCGGATCGATTGTAGCTTCATTGATTGCTGCAGGATATCGAGCGGAAGAGATGAAATCCATCATTGAGAATACGCCATTTGCCTCATTGCTGCGGCGTTCACCTATATTTGATATACGCTGGATTGGACCAGCGGCAAGACTGTTTTTAAAAAAGGGTTTATATTCAGGTGAGGCACTTGAATCATGGATTGGGAACATGCTCAAGCAAAAAGGAATCCGAACATTTGCAGACCTGCCACCAGGTAAGCTTCTGATTACTGCATCGGATATCTCCAATGGGACTATACTGGTACTTCCGGATGATATACGGCGTTTCGGTATTGATCCTAATACGTTCGAAGTAGCCAAGGCTGTAAGAATGAGCTGCAGTATTCCCTATTTTTTTGATCCTGTGGCTATACGTCGGTCACCTGTGATGTCCAAAGGCATGCGTTTTCCCGATCAGTTCGTGTATGTCGTGGACGGAGGATTGCTTAGTAATTTTCCGTTATGGCTGTTTGACGGGGAACGTACAGCGCGAGATGGAGACATCATTCCCACGATCGGTTTCAAGTTGGTTGGCAAGACGGAGGGGGAGCCCAGCAGAATCAAAGGTCCTTTGAGCATGCTTCAGGCACTGGTTGAGACAATGCTCACAGCGCATGATGAGCGATATATTGAGCAGATTAACCGTTTCCGAACGATTAAAATACCAACCCTTGGCGTTAAGCCCACTCAGTTTAATCTGTCTGTACAGGAAAGTACGGCATTGTATTTATCGGGTGTTGCCGCAGGTACGGAGTTTTTCAGTCGATGGAACACAAAGTTCTATGATGAGCAGTTGGATAAACAAAAAAGAGAAGAGCGGAAAAAGACTCAAACGCCGCCATTAACGCCTGTATAA
- a CDS encoding family 10 glycosylhydrolase, with protein MKFRNGLILLLIFVLGLQTAGLSAQAASQKEIDIYLDGQRLESDVSPYILPKVNVTMVPLRVISEGLGASVLWSQASRTVTIKKSESVITMTSGRQQATVDGIAVALDASVELKKGRVMVPIRFVSENLGITVNWNQAEQTIRLTTGDAPTPDPATPANPGGTGSTPSTDDMRGAWISTVNGDWPSSSAKGNVEKQKLEYTQQLDTLKDMGINAVFVQVRANADAIYPSGLVPWNSVLTGTQGKDPGYDPLAFMIEEAHKRGLEFHAWFNPFRATNSASTTGLAANHVSKLHPDWIVNASGKLYINPGIPEARQHIIDSIMEVVNQYDIDGVHLDDYFYPSNVTFNDDAAFKAYNTLNTKDRAEWRRDNINQFVKELGESIHQVKAGVEYGISPFGVWRNKAVDITGSDTKAGVTAYDSMNADVRTWIKQEWIDYVAPQVYWSMTLSAARYDKVVDWWANEVANTDVKLYIGHSPYKLGTPEVGWQTSQEIIDQLVYNEKYDTIKGDIYFSSQYLTKNPLGLIAKLKAYYGL; from the coding sequence ATGAAGTTTCGTAATGGTTTGATCCTGCTGCTCATTTTCGTGCTGGGTTTACAAACAGCTGGATTGAGTGCGCAGGCTGCTTCACAAAAAGAGATTGATATTTATCTGGATGGTCAACGTTTGGAATCCGATGTATCGCCCTACATTTTGCCCAAGGTGAATGTGACGATGGTTCCGCTGCGTGTAATTAGTGAAGGATTGGGAGCGTCCGTCCTTTGGTCACAAGCTTCGAGAACCGTAACGATCAAGAAATCTGAATCGGTCATCACCATGACCAGTGGACGCCAGCAAGCGACGGTAGATGGTATCGCAGTCGCTTTGGATGCATCGGTTGAACTGAAGAAGGGCCGTGTTATGGTTCCGATTCGATTCGTTAGTGAAAACCTTGGAATTACAGTGAATTGGAATCAGGCAGAACAGACGATTCGTTTGACGACAGGAGACGCTCCTACGCCAGACCCGGCTACCCCGGCAAATCCAGGAGGAACAGGCAGTACGCCAAGCACGGATGATATGCGTGGTGCATGGATCTCAACTGTGAACGGTGATTGGCCTTCCTCCAGTGCCAAAGGCAATGTGGAAAAGCAAAAGCTGGAGTATACTCAACAGCTGGATACGCTCAAAGACATGGGAATCAATGCCGTATTTGTTCAGGTTCGGGCCAATGCAGACGCCATCTATCCTTCAGGTCTTGTACCATGGAATAGTGTGCTAACAGGGACTCAGGGCAAGGATCCAGGATACGACCCACTTGCCTTCATGATTGAGGAGGCTCATAAACGGGGGCTGGAATTCCATGCCTGGTTTAACCCCTTCCGGGCAACCAACTCGGCGAGCACAACCGGACTCGCAGCCAATCATGTTTCCAAACTGCATCCGGACTGGATCGTGAATGCATCTGGTAAACTTTATATTAATCCAGGAATTCCGGAAGCCAGACAGCATATCATCGACAGCATTATGGAAGTGGTAAACCAATATGATATTGATGGTGTTCACCTCGACGATTACTTTTATCCTTCTAACGTAACGTTTAACGATGACGCTGCCTTTAAGGCCTATAACACATTGAATACCAAAGACCGTGCCGAGTGGAGACGGGATAACATCAACCAGTTTGTTAAAGAGCTGGGTGAGAGCATCCACCAAGTAAAAGCTGGCGTAGAGTATGGAATCAGCCCTTTTGGTGTATGGCGCAATAAAGCTGTCGATATCACAGGTTCCGATACCAAAGCGGGAGTAACTGCCTACGACAGCATGAATGCGGACGTGCGTACATGGATCAAACAGGAGTGGATTGACTATGTCGCACCGCAAGTATACTGGAGTATGACGTTAAGTGCAGCACGCTATGACAAGGTGGTGGACTGGTGGGCAAACGAAGTCGCTAATACGGACGTTAAACTGTATATTGGGCACTCGCCTTATAAGCTGGGCACGCCTGAAGTTGGCTGGCAGACCTCCCAGGAAATTATTGATCAGCTCGTGTACAATGAGAAATACGATACAATCAAAGGCGATATTTACTTTAGCTCGCAGTATTTGACGAAGAATCCGCTGGGCTTGATTGCGAAATTAAAAGCATATTATGGACTTTAG